The genomic segment GCAAAATCATCTTCCCCAATTCTCTTTCCTGATATTTATATCCATCTGGTAACATGGTCAATCCGCCACCAGCAACGCTGTCGCTCAGATTCTTGAGCAACCCTCCCATCTACAAGAAGAGAAAAAGTCAACGAACGTGGAGTGAAATCTTCATCTACACATGGATGCATGGAACTGCGTATAATGAAACGTTGACATTCCACATTTCTCGCTCTGTTATTCTCTCGAAGGGTCTTCTTAATCTACAATaatctatactatatatatatatatatatatatatatatgaaggaAGAGGTGGGGATTTGGGGTCACTTTAAAAACTTTCAACCTTATCCTCGTTAAAATCACTTATTACTATACAATCTAAATACAAATTGCTAAAATAACTTCTATAACTACTTTTTAACAATAATTAATCTAAACATATTTTGACAAAATGATTGCCCCAAACTCTCTAAGTATTGTAACTACTAAAACCCTCATTATTTGATGGGAGAAAAGGTTAAAAGCACCAGAGTCTTTTTCAGTGATGAAAATTTTATACACTTGATTCGCAAAAAAGCATCTGAATCGCACAGACACCATAAGTGCCTTCAGAACTAGTATATGTAATACATGAACAATGGGTTTggtgttaaaaaaaattgttattttaaatttacCCTTGCATGATGGAGTACTGTACCATACCATGTTCCACGCTCCCACGTTTACGTAACTACTACTATACTGTACTATTGTTGTATTTATCCCAAGTCTTCCTactaattataataaaaaaaatacaaactcCCAATACTCTGTAATTAATTCTTTCACTGCAACAAATTTGTTATTCtatattttttcattatttatttatttcctaaAGTATGCACACACATAGACTGCGTCCTTAGTTCTTACTCAGTCCTAGTAATGGGACTTGGGATCCAAAGATTGGTTGGGAGTTTTTGAGTGAGTCGCAAGGGAAAGGCCCACCTAAAAGAAGACTAGTTTCCGAATCAACACTCCTCATCCCCCTCCTGGTCCGGCCGACGCCCCCCAGTTTAGATTTTTCACCAACAAATTACGCGTCACGAGTCAACAATAGAATGCAACAGAAGTCCGCACAaacaaaagagaaggaaaaggaaatcaaaatcaatcttcAGTTTTATTAGAAAGAAATTGCAGAAGACGAACGGAATTCCAGgaataatttcatttcttttgcgCGTCGGATCGGCAGAGTCCCGATAGCAAGAAAGAGGGCCATATCATATGGGTAGCAAGAATGAGGAGCCGGCGATCGGTATACCCTACAACGCTGCCTACCAATACCCCCACCAGGCCCCTATGCCGCCGCCCCACCAAAACCAGTCCTACTACCATGGCCAAAACCCTTATCAATCCGGCGCCATCCCACCCAGCGCCCTCGTCGGCGACCCAAAAGGCATACCCATTCAGCAGACTATTTTCAGAGACACCCCTGCCCCCTTTAACTGCCCTCACTGTGCTTCTTCTGGTCTCACAACCCTCAGGTAACTTCGCCATCTTTAATTATTTatctccttcctttttttctcccttACCCCTTTACCTTTGTTCTAGGGAAggattgcttcttttttttttttttttttaattcattgtTCATGTAATTGATTGTTACCGATGTTATACAACTCGACAATTTATTACTTtgactccaaaaaaaaaaaaagaattttgaatGAAGTTAGTGGATTAAACTAGTAAACAAAGTGAGCCGCTGGGAGTAGAACTCTGTAACTTCTAACGGCGATTTTTTTTGGTGAACAATCATATGACATTAGGAGCTCCAAAGCTGCTTCTGTCGACTCAGTATTGAATATTCGATGGTTGTGATTTAGATTCTTTCTGGTAGCCAAGGTGATTGGTCCTTAAGGGATCGGCTCCCTCGCAAGATCCTTTGACCTGTTTCCTTAGCTAACGCTGTCCGTAAGTGGGTGTAGGTGCCCCTGGGGTTTAGTTCTGCTTGCTTTCCTTGCAAACATAATTGGGGATTTGCTTGTAAATGCTGCTAGATACTAGTCCTGTTTCTATACGGGCATTTCTGAATTTTCTCAAGACCTTTCCTGTATACTAGTCAAATATTTGTCATCATTCTTACATTGGATTCTCGTCCTGGCTATCGACTGTGGATTGTGCATGATACATAGCAATATAAAatgtatttttatttatttatttattttgctctTGATGTTCAATGCAGATCAAAACCCAGT from the Coffea arabica cultivar ET-39 chromosome 11e, Coffea Arabica ET-39 HiFi, whole genome shotgun sequence genome contains:
- the LOC113717908 gene encoding GSH-induced LITAF domain protein; amino-acid sequence: MGSKNEEPAIGIPYNAAYQYPHQAPMPPPHQNQSYYHGQNPYQSGAIPPSALVGDPKGIPIQQTIFRDTPAPFNCPHCASSGLTTLRSKPSLAAVVGCMMPMMLGVCFLCPSMDCLWHKYHYCPSCGEKVADFEKPDPCLVMDPPQWTQESFALPA